AAGCGCAGCGCCCTCATCGTTCGCGCCAGCCAAGAGAGCGAGCTCACAAGGCAGCTCTGGGACGCGATGGCGCTTGAGCTCCGCCGCTTTCAAGAGCATCTGATGCTTTTGATCAGCAGCGCTGAACAGCGGGTCGTGGCATTTCTGCTCGATATGTCTCGCCGTACTACGAAGAACGCTGCGATCGAACTGCCGATGTCACGGCAGGATGTTGCCGACTACCTTGGCTTGACGATCGAAACGGTCTCGCGCACCCTCACTCAACTCGAGCAGAATGGCGTGATTGCCTTGCCGACCTTGCGCCGAATCGAGCTACGTAACGACAAACTGCCGAGCCGCGTTGCGCAGAACTTGGGCTAAGCTCAAGAAGCGCTGTGAAATGCGCGGACTTCCGAGCACCGAACAACGCCGACAGATCGCAGCACGTGAAAGACACCCGAACATCGGCTTGGGCGATCGCGCACAGATGGCAGGATCGCTCGCTTACATTGTTCCTCCCTGGAGCACCGCAATGATCATCGATCTTTTGCTTCGAGAGCATCGCAATATTGACCTACTTCTGGTCGCCCTCCAGCGTGAATTGGAGATTTTTGAGCATGGGGCTCGTCCAGACTATGAGGTCATTCGCGCGATTATCAGCTACTTCGAGGTTTACCCGGAGGTGTACCATCATCCTCAGGAAGATTTGATTATCGCCAAGCTTAGAACTCGCGATCCGGATGCGGCTGCAATCATCGGCGATCTCGCGCATGAACACCAGGAAGTCATCGACCGCCTGCACCATTTCGCTCAAGCTATCGATGCTATCCTCGCGGATCGTGAAATCCTTCGACAAGACGTCGGCAACATCGTACGCGACTTTATATTGCGGGAGCGGCA
This Bradyrhizobium sp. CCBAU 53421 DNA region includes the following protein-coding sequences:
- a CDS encoding helix-turn-helix domain-containing protein, which produces MYAQAASIHQISHHPSSVLCRQSRTYGPFGMVATPMRFARNSEIYGEDEAAEYLYQVVSGAVRTYKLMEDGRRQIGAFYLPGDIFGFEAGDSHIASAEAVCETHLLMVKRSALIVRASQESELTRQLWDAMALELRRFQEHLMLLISSAEQRVVAFLLDMSRRTTKNAAIELPMSRQDVADYLGLTIETVSRTLTQLEQNGVIALPTLRRIELRNDKLPSRVAQNLG
- a CDS encoding hemerythrin domain-containing protein, whose translation is MIIDLLLREHRNIDLLLVALQRELEIFEHGARPDYEVIRAIISYFEVYPEVYHHPQEDLIIAKLRTRDPDAAAIIGDLAHEHQEVIDRLHHFAQAIDAILADREILRQDVGNIVRDFILRERHHMMWEERDFFPAAVKALSAEDWMEIASARTDHGDLLFSETAEAASDALRAHILQLEQEAEAERSSVAFSSAMAGKPPEGAKADGP